From a single Bacteroidales bacterium genomic region:
- a CDS encoding DUF4301 family protein, with protein MFTTKDIKQIEAKGMSLEQVENQLKNFKTGFPFIKLKAAATPGKGLKTFSEDETKELIANYTNSIAEKSLIKFVPASGAASRMFKHLFEFREELQKGKTLYLSDDSDFNSVAYFFSHIKNFAFYSDLGKKMKSKGLNINDKLEQKDYLSILNNLLDKDGLEYATLPKGLLKFHPYPDKNRLAIEEHLVEGAVYGKDDNNKVNLHFTVSPEHQTKFEEVINEIAPKYANQYKVEFEISFSQQKPSTDTISVDLNNEPFRENDGSILFRPGGHGALIENLNELEADIIFVKNIDNIVPDKHRQPTYDYKKLIGSYLVEIQSAVFDYLESLEIGNFDEKFMSGLFNFMEDVLFIHIPKFIRSKELLEQVDWTYQMLNRPIRVCGMVKNEGEPGGGPFLVENESGMESLQIVESSQIDFSNATQADIVKNATHFNPVDLVCGIYDFKGNKFDLKEFVDPKTGFISIKSKNGRELKAQELPGLWNGAMADWITVFVEVPIETFNPVKIINDLLRPMHQ; from the coding sequence ATGTTTACCACTAAGGACATCAAACAAATTGAAGCAAAAGGCATGAGCCTCGAACAGGTTGAAAACCAACTTAAAAATTTTAAAACAGGATTTCCCTTTATCAAATTAAAAGCTGCTGCTACTCCGGGAAAAGGACTTAAAACATTCTCTGAAGACGAAACTAAAGAATTAATTGCAAATTACACCAATTCTATTGCAGAAAAATCTTTAATTAAATTTGTTCCTGCTTCGGGGGCTGCTTCTCGTATGTTCAAGCATTTATTTGAGTTTAGAGAAGAATTGCAAAAGGGTAAAACTCTTTATTTATCTGACGATTCTGATTTTAATTCTGTGGCTTATTTCTTCTCACACATAAAAAACTTCGCTTTTTATTCTGATTTGGGGAAAAAGATGAAAAGTAAAGGGCTGAATATCAATGACAAATTAGAACAAAAAGATTACCTCAGCATTTTGAATAATCTTCTTGATAAAGATGGCCTTGAATATGCAACTTTACCGAAAGGCTTGTTAAAATTTCATCCATATCCTGATAAAAATCGTTTAGCTATTGAAGAGCATTTAGTTGAAGGTGCTGTTTACGGAAAGGATGACAACAATAAAGTGAACTTACATTTTACTGTCTCACCTGAGCATCAAACAAAATTTGAGGAAGTTATTAATGAGATTGCTCCAAAATATGCAAATCAATATAAGGTAGAATTTGAAATAAGTTTTTCACAACAAAAACCTTCAACGGATACTATCTCTGTTGATTTAAATAATGAGCCTTTTCGTGAAAATGACGGATCTATATTATTTCGTCCGGGCGGACATGGTGCTTTAATTGAAAATCTTAACGAGCTTGAAGCCGACATAATTTTTGTTAAAAATATTGACAATATTGTTCCTGACAAACATCGTCAGCCCACTTACGATTATAAAAAATTGATTGGAAGCTATCTTGTAGAAATTCAATCTGCAGTCTTTGATTATCTTGAGTCTCTGGAGATTGGCAACTTTGATGAAAAGTTTATGAGCGGACTTTTTAATTTTATGGAAGACGTCCTTTTTATTCATATTCCCAAGTTTATTCGATCTAAAGAACTGCTGGAACAAGTGGATTGGACTTATCAAATGCTAAACCGTCCAATTCGTGTTTGCGGAATGGTGAAAAACGAAGGTGAACCCGGCGGAGGTCCATTCTTGGTAGAAAATGAAAGCGGAATGGAATCACTGCAAATAGTGGAATCGTCACAAATTGATTTCTCCAATGCAACACAAGCCGATATTGTTAAAAATGCAACCCATTTTAATCCAGTCGATTTAGTTTGTGGTATTTATGATTTCAAAGGAAACAAATTCGATTTAAAAGAGTTTGTTGATCCTAAAACGGGCTTTATCTCTATTAAATCAAAAAATGGAAGAGAGCTAAAAGCTCAAGAACTTCCCGGACTTTGGAATGGTGCTATGGCCGATTGGATTACAGTATTTGTAGAAGTTCCTATCGAAACTTTTAACCCTGTTAAGATTATTAATGATCTTTTGAGACCTATGCATCAGTAA
- a CDS encoding response regulator: protein MNVNHIFNTLLSPITLSFRDKKIESDYINYYSRKIIVNERIAIFLALGIYLIFSFLDSFLFPDFEAVFHQIRFFIITPSILLIFLFTFHSSFFKYIQVITSLMIIIGAAGIIAMLYIGGEEVAALYYVGLILVLLFNYEFLKLRFLTASIVGALILIGYFIVALLINISHPVLVTSLFFLVGANVLGMASVYSYEFLSRQYFYSNYQLEKEKAKTIEINENLENQVLERTSNLEKTNKELYEAKVIAEDSERMKSVFLATMSHELRTPLNAIIGFSDIIHSEDNDDEETREYAQIINKSGTHLLSLVESLFDITLIDSGQVKLSMGEYSLFDTLSDVNRIMLKEREILGKEDVDLKFHTGEIKTDFRIYTDGSKIKQVLINLLKNALKFTESGEVEFWCEEIEEHNKPYLKFYVQDTGIGIPKEKIDLVFDVFRQVDDTHSRKYGGVGIGLTVVRKIVAMLDGKVGVDSDEGKGSLFYFTIGNFIKKEDESKLTKDIENVTVLEPLDAEILIVEDDEASYYLLEFLLQKRGAKIRWAKNGEIALNMVKEHKTYDLILMDINMPYLSGYDTTMRIKQLYPNQIIIAQTAYAVAGDKEKALEAGCDDYITKPISAQKLNNIITEFI, encoded by the coding sequence TTGAACGTAAATCACATATTCAATACATTACTTTCACCGATTACCCTTTCATTTAGAGATAAAAAAATTGAAAGTGATTATATCAATTATTATAGTCGGAAAATTATTGTTAATGAGCGTATTGCTATATTTCTTGCTCTGGGGATTTACCTCATTTTTTCTTTTCTTGATAGCTTTTTATTTCCTGATTTTGAAGCCGTTTTTCATCAAATTCGATTTTTCATTATCACCCCGTCTATCCTTTTGATTTTTTTATTCACTTTTCATTCTTCATTTTTTAAGTATATACAAGTTATTACTTCATTGATGATAATCATTGGAGCCGCAGGTATTATTGCGATGTTGTATATTGGAGGCGAAGAAGTTGCTGCTTTATATTATGTTGGTTTAATACTTGTCCTATTGTTTAATTACGAATTTTTAAAGCTGAGATTTCTAACGGCAAGTATTGTTGGAGCTTTGATATTGATTGGGTACTTCATTGTTGCATTACTAATCAATATTTCTCATCCTGTATTAGTTACTAGTTTATTTTTCCTTGTTGGAGCTAATGTTTTAGGAATGGCATCCGTTTATTCTTATGAGTTTCTCAGCCGCCAATATTTTTATTCCAATTATCAATTAGAAAAGGAGAAGGCTAAAACCATAGAAATAAACGAGAATCTTGAAAATCAAGTTTTAGAGCGTACTTCCAACCTAGAGAAAACGAATAAGGAATTGTATGAAGCTAAAGTCATTGCGGAAGATTCTGAACGCATGAAATCTGTTTTTTTAGCTACGATGTCGCATGAGTTGAGAACGCCTCTAAATGCTATCATTGGGTTTTCCGATATTATACATTCTGAAGATAACGATGATGAAGAAACCCGAGAGTATGCTCAGATTATTAATAAAAGTGGTACTCATTTACTAAGTTTAGTCGAAAGCTTATTTGATATTACCCTTATAGATTCTGGACAAGTGAAGTTAAGTATGGGCGAATATAGTTTGTTCGATACGCTTTCCGATGTGAATAGGATTATGCTTAAAGAAAGGGAAATCTTAGGAAAAGAGGATGTAGATTTGAAATTTCATACCGGGGAAATAAAAACGGATTTTAGGATTTATACCGATGGAAGTAAAATAAAGCAAGTCTTGATTAATCTCCTAAAAAATGCTTTAAAATTTACGGAATCTGGTGAAGTTGAGTTTTGGTGTGAAGAAATTGAAGAGCATAACAAACCCTATTTAAAATTCTATGTTCAAGATACAGGTATTGGTATTCCAAAGGAGAAAATAGATTTGGTTTTCGATGTGTTTAGGCAAGTAGATGATACTCATTCTCGTAAATATGGTGGTGTTGGTATTGGATTAACCGTTGTTAGGAAAATTGTAGCTATGCTCGATGGCAAAGTAGGTGTTGATTCTGATGAAGGTAAAGGCTCTTTGTTCTATTTTACAATTGGTAATTTTATAAAAAAAGAAGACGAATCTAAATTAACTAAAGATATTGAGAACGTAACTGTTTTAGAACCTCTTGATGCAGAGATATTAATTGTAGAAGATGACGAGGCGAGTTATTATTTACTCGAATTTTTATTGCAAAAAAGAGGAGCGAAAATAAGATGGGCTAAAAATGGAGAAATTGCTCTTAATATGGTAAAAGAACATAAGACTTATGATCTTATTCTGATGGATATCAATATGCCATATTTAAGTGGTTATGATACTACAATGCGAATCAAGCAATTGTATCCCAATCAAATTATTATTGCGCAGACAGCTTATGCCGTTGCTGGGGATAAAGAAAAAGCTTTAGAAGCAGGTTGCGACGATTATATCACAAAACCAATATCTGCTCAAAAGCTTAACAATATAATTACGGAGTTTATTTAG
- the hemG gene encoding protoporphyrinogen oxidase — translation MEEKRVAIIGAGITGLTTAFYLKKAGIPFTVFEKSDKLGGVMQSKTDGTFLYETGPNSGVISHAEIADLFCELEGKCELELANDSSEKRLIWKNGKWHPLPSGLLSAIGTPLFKFSDKLRVLGEPFRKKGSNPNEDLASLVKRRLGNSFLDYAIDPFILGIYAGDPAYIVPKYALPKLYNLEQDYGSFIGGAIKKARIPKTENDKKASRKIFSTKGGLGKLISALVEEVGKENIFTKTKVEIIDNAFTVLENGKKQQFSQIVYTGTSKRLSNLMPFINKDTLKPIESLKYAKVVEASIGFKKWEGRELNAFGGLVPYREDKNILGVLFMSSLFENRAPKGGALFTIFSGGMRKAYLTELPENDLKARIAKDFKEMMGLKDFKPDLFELNYYNQAIAQYGADSEARLASISQIEKENSGLFLAGSMRDGVGIADRVKQGKEIALKIIG, via the coding sequence ATGGAAGAAAAAAGAGTCGCCATTATTGGTGCAGGAATTACAGGTTTAACCACTGCTTTTTATTTAAAAAAAGCCGGCATTCCCTTTACTGTTTTTGAGAAAAGCGACAAACTTGGTGGCGTGATGCAAAGTAAAACAGACGGAACTTTCCTTTACGAAACAGGTCCAAATAGTGGCGTTATCTCTCATGCCGAAATAGCTGATCTTTTTTGCGAATTAGAAGGAAAATGCGAGCTGGAATTAGCCAATGATAGTTCTGAAAAACGTTTGATTTGGAAGAATGGAAAATGGCATCCGCTTCCTTCCGGTTTACTTTCTGCAATTGGGACTCCCCTATTTAAGTTTAGTGATAAATTGCGTGTTTTAGGTGAACCTTTTCGTAAAAAAGGAAGCAATCCGAACGAAGATCTAGCTTCACTGGTAAAAAGACGCTTAGGGAATAGCTTTTTAGATTATGCTATCGATCCATTTATACTTGGTATTTATGCGGGCGACCCAGCTTATATTGTTCCAAAATATGCGCTTCCAAAATTGTATAATCTAGAGCAAGATTATGGTAGTTTTATTGGTGGAGCCATTAAAAAAGCAAGAATACCAAAAACAGAAAACGACAAAAAAGCCAGCCGAAAAATATTTTCTACCAAGGGAGGTTTAGGCAAATTAATTTCGGCTTTAGTAGAAGAAGTTGGAAAGGAAAACATTTTTACAAAAACAAAAGTTGAAATTATAGATAATGCTTTTACAGTTCTTGAAAATGGAAAAAAACAACAATTTTCTCAAATAGTTTATACCGGAACAAGCAAAAGACTATCTAATTTAATGCCATTTATAAATAAAGATACACTAAAACCTATTGAGTCTTTAAAATATGCCAAAGTAGTGGAAGCTAGCATAGGATTTAAAAAGTGGGAAGGAAGAGAATTAAATGCATTTGGAGGCCTTGTTCCCTACAGAGAGGACAAAAACATTTTAGGCGTTTTGTTTATGTCGAGCCTATTCGAAAATAGGGCACCAAAAGGCGGAGCACTTTTTACTATTTTTTCCGGAGGAATGCGCAAAGCCTATCTGACTGAACTACCGGAAAACGATCTTAAAGCAAGAATAGCAAAAGATTTTAAAGAGATGATGGGTTTAAAAGATTTTAAACCTGATTTATTTGAACTCAATTATTACAATCAGGCCATTGCCCAATACGGTGCTGATAGCGAAGCACGATTAGCAAGTATTTCCCAAATTGAAAAGGAAAACTCAGGTTTATTCTTAGCCGGTAGCATGCGCGATGGCGTTGGAATTGCCGATAGAGTGAAGCAAGGAAAAGAGATTGCACTAAAAATTATTGGATAA
- the hemN gene encoding oxygen-independent coproporphyrinogen III oxidase produces MKIPEALLQKYNVPTPRYTSYPPANYFHEGFTAEKNIAALVESNQSEPKNISFYLHIPFCGKLCHYCGCNTIISKDQGMIKNYVETLKKEILIYKNLLDPNRKISQIHWGGGTPNYLPIEEVEGIMAMFFNNFEFTQKPEIAMECHPAHLTFEYVDRLIKSGINRMSLGVQDFESNVMLAVNRDESIIPIDELVEYIKSKGDISVNLDFVYGLPFQTPESFNSTINKAVSANPDRLAIFSYAHVPWLKKAQKKLEKYDLPNAEQKIALFDAAYHVLTENGYVPIGLDHFAKPKDELSIALNTKTLHRNFQGYCTRETTGQVYALGVSGISQLDNAYLQNTKDIRIYKKAIEAGELPVEKVYFVNNDEKIIREVINELMCNNYLSFYRIATKYNITIDKLKTIVTFEEETIKQFEKEGLLIFKEDTIEITDEGQFFMRNIAASFDPKMKTNHKNFSKAL; encoded by the coding sequence ATGAAAATTCCAGAAGCTCTTCTTCAAAAATACAATGTTCCAACACCTCGCTATACAAGCTATCCACCAGCAAACTATTTTCACGAGGGATTTACCGCTGAAAAGAACATTGCTGCTTTAGTAGAATCTAATCAGTCGGAACCCAAAAACATATCGTTTTATCTACATATTCCTTTTTGCGGTAAACTCTGTCATTACTGTGGATGTAACACCATTATTAGTAAGGATCAAGGAATGATAAAAAACTATGTAGAGACATTGAAAAAGGAAATCCTTATTTATAAAAATCTGCTCGATCCAAATAGAAAAATATCTCAAATACATTGGGGTGGTGGAACACCAAACTATTTACCTATTGAAGAGGTAGAAGGCATAATGGCAATGTTCTTCAATAATTTTGAATTTACTCAAAAACCTGAGATTGCAATGGAATGCCATCCTGCACATTTAACTTTTGAATATGTTGACCGACTAATAAAAAGTGGCATTAACCGTATGAGTTTAGGAGTTCAAGATTTTGAATCAAATGTTATGTTAGCGGTAAACCGCGACGAATCCATCATTCCAATCGATGAACTTGTGGAGTACATTAAAAGCAAAGGTGATATTTCTGTTAATCTTGATTTTGTTTATGGACTTCCTTTCCAAACCCCCGAAAGTTTCAATTCTACAATAAATAAAGCAGTATCAGCCAATCCCGATCGTTTGGCAATATTCTCTTATGCTCATGTTCCATGGCTAAAAAAAGCACAAAAAAAATTAGAAAAGTACGATTTGCCAAATGCCGAACAGAAAATAGCTTTATTTGATGCTGCATATCACGTTTTAACAGAAAACGGATATGTTCCAATTGGACTTGATCATTTTGCTAAACCAAAAGACGAACTAAGCATTGCATTAAATACCAAGACATTACACAGAAATTTCCAAGGGTATTGTACAAGAGAAACTACCGGACAGGTTTATGCTTTGGGTGTAAGTGGAATTAGTCAGTTAGACAATGCTTACCTGCAAAATACTAAAGACATACGTATATACAAAAAAGCTATTGAAGCCGGAGAATTACCCGTAGAAAAAGTATATTTCGTTAATAACGACGAGAAAATTATTAGAGAAGTAATTAATGAGTTGATGTGCAATAATTATCTGTCTTTTTATCGTATAGCTACAAAATATAATATTACTATCGACAAACTAAAAACAATAGTTACTTTTGAAGAAGAAACCATTAAACAGTTTGAAAAAGAAGGTTTATTAATATTCAAAGAAGATACAATTGAAATTACAGATGAAGGTCAATTCTTTATGCGAAATATAGCTGCAAGTTTTGATCCGAAAATGAAAACTAACCATAAAAATTTCTCTAAAGCACTTTAA